A single region of the Streptomyces sp. NBC_00425 genome encodes:
- a CDS encoding GNAT family N-acetyltransferase, whose product MSSRTSPISQPITIRRAVARDAKRLTRLVRGSGAYEGKYAAAVAGYRVGPDYIEAHRAFVAVGADEHGGRVLGFYSLVLAPPELDLLFVADEVQGRGIGRLLVAHMQSEARAAGLDRVKVVSHVPAEDFYHRVGAVRTGTAFANPPAVPWDRPEFEFRIPHSSR is encoded by the coding sequence ATGAGTTCACGCACTTCCCCGATCAGCCAGCCGATCACGATACGGAGGGCCGTCGCGCGGGATGCCAAACGGCTCACGCGGCTCGTGCGTGGCTCAGGCGCCTACGAGGGTAAGTACGCAGCGGCAGTGGCGGGCTACCGGGTCGGTCCTGATTACATCGAGGCCCACCGCGCCTTTGTGGCCGTCGGCGCCGACGAGCATGGAGGCCGGGTCCTCGGGTTCTACTCGCTCGTCCTCGCGCCACCGGAGCTCGACCTGTTGTTCGTCGCCGACGAAGTGCAAGGACGGGGTATTGGGCGGCTGCTCGTGGCGCACATGCAGTCCGAGGCCCGTGCCGCCGGGCTCGACCGTGTCAAGGTCGTGTCGCATGTTCCCGCCGAGGACTTCTACCACCGCGTGGGTGCGGTGCGGACCGGGACCGCGTTTGCGAACCCGCCCGCGGTGCCGTGGGACCGTCCCGAATTCGAGTTCCGCATTCCACACTCATCGCGCTGA
- a CDS encoding tectonin domain-containing protein: protein MADWKQISGGLTTISVGSRTHVWGVNSLGQIYRYTGHDANPWIGIPGRAVDIGVAADGTVWHVNSAGGIFRYTGDQGSTDWVGVSGGLTRISVGSRTHVWGVNSLGQIYRYTGHDANPWIGIPGRAVDIGVAADGTVWHVNSAGAIFRYTGDQGSTDWVGISGGLSRISVGSRTNVWGVNSSDQIYRYTGHDANPWTGIPGAAVDVGAAADGTVWVVNSAGGIFRYTGDQPS from the coding sequence GTGGCTGACTGGAAGCAGATCTCTGGTGGTCTGACGACGATCTCGGTGGGGTCGCGTACTCATGTGTGGGGGGTGAACTCGCTGGGGCAGATCTACCGGTACACCGGGCACGACGCGAACCCGTGGATCGGTATCCCGGGTCGTGCGGTGGACATCGGTGTGGCCGCGGACGGAACGGTGTGGCACGTGAACTCCGCCGGTGGGATTTTCCGTTACACCGGGGACCAGGGCTCCACCGACTGGGTGGGCGTATCCGGCGGGTTGACCCGCATCTCGGTGGGGTCGCGTACTCATGTGTGGGGGGTGAACTCGCTGGGGCAGATCTACCGGTACACCGGGCACGACGCGAACCCGTGGATCGGTATCCCGGGTCGTGCGGTGGACATCGGTGTGGCCGCGGACGGAACGGTGTGGCACGTGAACTCCGCGGGCGCGATTTTCCGTTACACCGGGGACCAGGGCTCCACCGACTGGGTGGGCATCTCCGGCGGCCTGTCCCGGATCTCCGTCGGCTCCCGGACGAACGTCTGGGGCGTCAACTCCTCCGACCAGATCTACCGCTACACCGGCCACGACGCCAACCCCTGGACCGGCATCCCCGGCGCCGCGGTCGACGTCGGCGCGGCTGCCGACGGCACCGTCTGGGTCGTGAACTCCGCCGGCGGTATCTTCCGCTACACCGGAGACCAGCCGAGCTGA
- a CDS encoding PadR family transcriptional regulator — MSIGHTLLGLLESGPRHGYDLKRAFDETFGHDRPLHYGQVYSTMSRLLKNGLVEVDGVEAGSGPERKRYAITDAGITDVARWLATPQKPEEYLQSALYTKVVLALLTHRDAADILDAQRSEHLRSMRILTDRKRKGDLADQLICDHALFHLEADLRWLELTATRLDKLREAVAR, encoded by the coding sequence ATGTCCATCGGTCACACCCTTTTGGGGCTCCTGGAGTCCGGCCCGCGCCACGGTTACGACCTGAAGCGGGCCTTCGACGAGACGTTCGGTCACGACCGGCCGCTGCACTACGGCCAGGTCTACTCGACGATGTCCCGGTTGCTGAAGAACGGCCTCGTCGAGGTCGACGGCGTGGAGGCCGGGTCCGGCCCGGAGCGCAAGCGCTACGCGATCACCGACGCCGGCATCACCGACGTGGCGCGGTGGCTCGCGACCCCGCAGAAGCCGGAGGAGTACCTCCAGTCGGCGCTCTACACCAAGGTCGTCCTCGCGCTGCTCACCCACCGGGACGCCGCCGACATCCTCGACGCCCAGCGCTCCGAGCACCTGCGCAGCATGCGCATCCTGACGGACCGCAAGCGCAAGGGCGATCTGGCGGACCAACTGATCTGCGACCACGCCCTCTTCCACCTCGAGGCGGACCTGCGCTGGCTGGAGCTGACCGCCACCCGACTCGACAAACTCCGTGAGGCTGTAGCCCGATGA
- a CDS encoding ABC transporter ATP-binding protein, translating into MTTSPPGSLLTARDLRKTYGPTHALDGAAFSIHPGEVVAVMGPSGSGKSTLLHCLAGILPPDSGSIAYNGREVTTMSDAGRSALRRSEFGFVFQFGQLVPELTCVENVALPLRLNGTSRKEAERAALGWMERLEVDDLLGKRPGEVSGGQGQRVAVARALVTGPRVLFADEPTGALDSSNGERVMDLLTEAARSTNAAVVLVTHEARVAAYSDREVVVRDGKSRDMERAV; encoded by the coding sequence ATGACGACGTCTCCCCCCGGTTCCCTGCTCACCGCGCGGGACCTGCGCAAGACCTACGGGCCCACCCACGCCCTCGACGGCGCCGCGTTCTCCATCCACCCCGGCGAGGTCGTCGCCGTCATGGGCCCCTCCGGCTCGGGCAAGTCGACGCTGCTGCACTGCCTCGCGGGCATCCTGCCGCCCGACTCCGGGTCGATCGCCTACAACGGCCGCGAGGTGACGACGATGAGCGACGCCGGGCGCAGCGCACTGCGCCGCTCCGAGTTCGGCTTCGTGTTCCAGTTCGGGCAACTCGTCCCGGAACTGACCTGCGTGGAGAACGTCGCCCTGCCGCTCAGGCTGAACGGCACCTCCCGCAAGGAGGCCGAGCGGGCGGCGCTCGGCTGGATGGAACGCCTGGAGGTCGACGACCTGTTGGGCAAACGGCCCGGCGAGGTCTCCGGCGGCCAGGGCCAGCGCGTCGCCGTGGCACGCGCGCTGGTCACCGGCCCCCGGGTGCTGTTCGCCGACGAACCGACCGGCGCGCTCGACTCCTCCAACGGCGAACGGGTGATGGACCTGCTCACCGAGGCGGCCCGGTCCACCAACGCCGCCGTCGTCCTCGTCACGCACGAGGCACGGGTGGCCGCCTACTCGGACCGCGAGGTCGTCGTACGCGACGGCAAGTCCCGGGACATGGAGCGCGCCGTATGA
- a CDS encoding ABC transporter permease, with amino-acid sequence MGARFAVTGGREGWVRTTLTAVGVGLGVLLLLLCTAVPNVMASRSSVEDARYADLYSPDVPPRADNTLLIADADTTWHDDDVRGRFLEPEGTRAPLPPGVDRFPGKGEMVVSPALEKLLDSDDAQLLRERLPYRITGTIGERGLIGSHELVYYAGASGLTLSDTARVTRLTEFGRPDATAEKTDPVLLLMIAVVFVVLLTPVAVFIAAAVRFGGERRDRRLAALRLVGSDRGMTRRIAAGEALAGSLLGLAVGTGLFLLGRQKLGTSELLGVSVWPSYLDPAPALAALVVVAVPVAAVLVTLLAMRGVVVEPLGVVRAAKQRRRRLWWRLLPPLAGLAMLYPMIGQGHTNGNFNQYLVIGGVLMLLIGITALLPWVVEAVVVRLGRGPLSWQLAVRRLQLSSGTAARMVNGIAVAVAGAIALQMLFTGTQDQYTENTGQDPARVQMQVNFSGPRQLSGVEREFAGAKGVRTAVALARSQYGDSRRNPENSEGLTVGDCAALRELAALPSCKDGDVFVTRTRTGYEDPSNASQIALLKSGRQLYIDPTYDGAERGREVPWTVPANIRVVDARKDSLLNYTSLLVTPAALPAAAAPAVFSDGVYLRLDPSVPDSREYVRNVAARIDPLAQTFGWTAAQENGLYTSIRTGLFIGSAFVLALIGASLLVSQLEQLRERRKLLSALVAFGTRRRTLSMSVLWQTALPVGLGLVLATTVGVTLGVVLLKMTRTPVTMDWTSVLAMAGVGAAVVGVVTLLSLPPLLRMMRPAGLRTE; translated from the coding sequence ATGGGAGCCCGGTTCGCCGTCACCGGCGGCCGCGAGGGCTGGGTCCGGACGACGCTGACGGCGGTCGGCGTCGGCCTCGGTGTGCTCCTGCTCCTGCTCTGCACCGCGGTGCCCAACGTGATGGCCTCCCGCAGCAGCGTGGAGGACGCCCGCTACGCCGACTTGTACTCCCCCGATGTTCCGCCCAGGGCCGACAACACCCTGCTGATCGCCGACGCCGACACCACCTGGCACGACGACGACGTCCGGGGCCGGTTCCTCGAGCCCGAGGGCACGCGGGCGCCGCTGCCCCCGGGGGTCGACCGCTTCCCGGGCAAGGGCGAGATGGTGGTCTCCCCCGCGCTCGAGAAACTGCTCGACTCGGACGACGCGCAACTGCTGCGCGAGCGCCTGCCGTACCGGATCACCGGCACGATCGGCGAGCGCGGGCTGATCGGCTCGCACGAACTGGTCTACTACGCGGGAGCCTCGGGGCTGACGCTGTCGGACACCGCCCGGGTCACGCGGCTGACCGAGTTCGGCAGACCGGACGCGACGGCCGAGAAGACCGACCCGGTGCTGCTGCTCATGATCGCGGTCGTGTTCGTCGTACTGCTGACGCCGGTCGCCGTGTTCATCGCGGCCGCCGTCCGCTTCGGCGGCGAACGCCGCGACCGCCGCCTCGCCGCGCTGCGCCTGGTCGGCTCCGACCGGGGCATGACCCGGCGGATCGCGGCGGGAGAGGCGCTGGCCGGATCCCTGCTGGGCCTGGCCGTGGGCACCGGCCTCTTCCTGCTGGGCCGGCAGAAACTGGGCACCAGCGAGTTGCTGGGCGTGAGCGTCTGGCCCAGCTACCTCGACCCCGCTCCCGCGCTCGCCGCGCTGGTCGTGGTGGCGGTGCCGGTCGCCGCGGTGCTGGTCACGCTGCTCGCGATGCGCGGCGTGGTCGTCGAACCCCTCGGTGTGGTGCGCGCGGCCAAGCAGCGCCGCCGCCGGCTGTGGTGGCGGCTGCTGCCGCCGCTGGCCGGCCTCGCGATGCTCTACCCGATGATCGGCCAGGGCCACACGAACGGGAACTTCAACCAGTACCTCGTCATCGGCGGCGTCCTGATGCTGCTGATCGGCATCACCGCCCTGCTGCCCTGGGTCGTGGAGGCGGTCGTCGTCCGGCTCGGCAGGGGCCCGCTGTCCTGGCAGCTGGCCGTGCGACGGCTGCAGCTGAGCAGCGGCACCGCCGCCCGCATGGTCAACGGCATCGCCGTGGCGGTGGCCGGGGCCATCGCGCTGCAGATGCTCTTCACGGGCACGCAGGACCAGTACACCGAGAACACCGGCCAGGACCCCGCCCGGGTCCAGATGCAGGTCAACTTCAGCGGCCCCAGGCAGCTTTCCGGCGTCGAGCGCGAATTCGCCGGCGCCAAGGGCGTCAGGACCGCGGTGGCCCTGGCCCGCTCCCAGTACGGGGACTCCCGTCGCAACCCGGAGAACAGCGAAGGCCTGACCGTCGGCGACTGCGCCGCCCTGCGCGAACTCGCCGCACTGCCCTCCTGCAAGGACGGTGACGTGTTCGTCACGAGAACGCGGACCGGCTACGAGGACCCCAGCAACGCATCCCAGATCGCCCTGCTGAAGTCCGGCAGGCAGCTCTACATCGACCCGACGTACGACGGCGCCGAACGGGGCCGCGAGGTGCCCTGGACCGTTCCGGCGAACATCCGGGTGGTGGACGCGCGCAAGGACTCACTGCTGAACTACACCAGTCTGCTGGTCACCCCCGCCGCCCTGCCCGCCGCGGCCGCGCCCGCGGTGTTCTCGGACGGCGTCTACTTGCGCCTGGACCCCTCGGTGCCGGACTCACGCGAGTACGTGCGCAACGTCGCCGCCCGCATCGACCCCCTGGCACAGACCTTCGGGTGGACGGCGGCCCAGGAGAACGGCCTGTACACCTCCATCCGCACCGGTCTGTTCATCGGCTCCGCCTTCGTGCTGGCGCTGATCGGCGCGAGTCTGCTGGTCTCCCAGCTGGAGCAGCTGCGCGAGCGCCGGAAGCTGCTGTCCGCGCTGGTCGCCTTCGGCACCCGGCGCCGCACGCTGAGCATGTCGGTGCTGTGGCAGACGGCCCTCCCGGTCGGACTCGGCCTCGTCCTGGCCACGACGGTGGGGGTGACCCTCGGCGTCGTCCTGCTGAAGATGACCCGTACACCGGTGACGATGGACTGGACGAGCGTGCTCGCCATGGCCGGCGTGGGCGCGGCCGTGGTCGGCGTGGTCACGCTGCTGAGCCTGCCGCCGCTGCTGCGCATGATGCGCCCTGCGGGCCTGCGCACGGAATAG
- a CDS encoding ABC transporter ATP-binding protein, producing MGTTDTRGSTPGRSAVVLALRRYGLELLRLRRVALPALLLPAVGNIGIRYIAPLLIAKLAGQAADDSGLTLGSALPYVLGFGATLLLAEAVWRVGQHCLNRVDALGMEHLYVSGMDELLAKDAAFFHDNFAGSLTKRVLSFGKRFEDFVDTVTYRIVGSLVPLVFGAVVLWSYEPMLVVGLLVMIALTVAAATPLIRRRQMLVHDREAAIARVSGHVADSLVNMETIRAFAAERREADEHRSRVADSRRLTLRSWDYGNLRVDTLIAPMSVLTNVLGLVVAIAFGGSGQGVEEVVVAFTYYSNATQIMFEFNQIYRRLESSMTEAAQFTELLLDPPTVLDPTEPEPLAARDTGVRFEAVTFAHAGAKPIFRKLELDVPAGARIGLVGRSGGGKTTLTRLLLRMSDIDGGRILIGGQDISRLRQSDLRSLIAYVPQEPAMFHRSLRDNIAFARPGATDEAIRAAAEAAHVTEFADQLPEGFGTLVGERGVKLSGGQRQRVALARAILRDAPILLLDEATSALDSESELLVQDALWRLMDGRTALVVAHRLSTVAGMDRLVVLDRGSVVEEGSHEELLAANGAYAKLWQHQSGGFLGESTEPAPGDPAPEDPVPASGPGGLPGPAGPTPDEDHRPSSHVRTGTGST from the coding sequence ATGGGAACGACAGATACACGAGGGTCGACGCCGGGCAGGAGCGCGGTCGTTCTGGCGCTGCGCCGCTACGGCCTGGAACTGCTGCGACTACGACGGGTGGCCCTGCCCGCGCTGCTGCTGCCCGCCGTGGGCAACATCGGCATCCGCTACATCGCCCCCCTGCTGATCGCCAAACTGGCAGGGCAGGCTGCCGACGACAGCGGTCTCACCCTTGGCTCGGCACTGCCGTACGTGCTGGGCTTCGGCGCGACGCTGCTGCTCGCCGAGGCCGTGTGGCGCGTCGGCCAGCACTGCCTGAACCGTGTGGACGCCCTCGGCATGGAACACCTGTACGTCAGCGGCATGGACGAACTCCTCGCCAAGGACGCGGCGTTCTTCCACGACAACTTCGCCGGCTCCCTGACCAAACGGGTGCTGAGCTTCGGCAAGCGCTTCGAGGACTTCGTCGACACCGTCACGTACCGGATCGTGGGCAGTCTCGTCCCGCTGGTGTTCGGCGCCGTGGTGCTGTGGAGCTACGAACCGATGCTCGTCGTCGGGCTCCTCGTGATGATCGCGCTGACCGTGGCGGCCGCGACACCGCTGATCCGTCGCCGGCAGATGCTCGTCCACGACCGTGAGGCGGCGATCGCCCGGGTCTCCGGACACGTCGCCGACAGTCTCGTCAACATGGAGACCATCCGGGCGTTCGCGGCCGAGCGGCGGGAGGCCGACGAACACCGCAGCCGCGTCGCGGACTCCCGGCGTCTGACGCTGCGGTCGTGGGACTACGGAAATCTGCGCGTCGACACCCTGATCGCCCCCATGTCCGTGCTCACCAACGTGCTGGGCCTGGTGGTCGCGATCGCCTTCGGCGGCTCGGGTCAGGGAGTGGAGGAGGTCGTCGTCGCGTTCACCTACTACTCCAACGCGACCCAGATCATGTTCGAGTTCAACCAGATCTACCGGCGTCTGGAAAGCTCGATGACCGAGGCCGCGCAGTTCACCGAACTGCTGCTGGATCCGCCCACCGTGCTCGACCCGACGGAACCCGAACCGCTCGCGGCGCGGGACACCGGCGTCCGCTTCGAGGCGGTGACCTTCGCCCACGCGGGCGCGAAGCCGATCTTCCGGAAACTCGAACTGGACGTGCCCGCAGGCGCGCGGATCGGTCTGGTCGGCAGGTCCGGCGGCGGCAAGACCACACTGACCCGGCTTCTGCTGCGGATGTCGGACATCGACGGCGGACGCATCCTGATCGGAGGTCAGGACATCAGCCGGCTGCGCCAGAGCGACCTGCGCTCCCTGATCGCGTACGTTCCGCAGGAACCCGCCATGTTCCACCGCAGTCTGCGGGACAACATCGCCTTCGCCCGGCCCGGCGCCACCGACGAGGCGATCCGCGCCGCGGCCGAGGCCGCACACGTGACGGAGTTCGCCGACCAACTCCCCGAGGGGTTCGGGACCTTGGTGGGGGAGCGGGGGGTGAAACTCTCGGGCGGCCAGCGTCAGCGCGTCGCCCTCGCCAGGGCCATCCTGCGCGACGCCCCCATCCTGCTGCTCGACGAGGCGACCAGCGCGCTGGACTCGGAGAGCGAACTCCTCGTCCAGGACGCCCTGTGGCGGCTGATGGACGGACGCACCGCTCTGGTGGTCGCCCACCGTCTGAGCACCGTCGCCGGCATGGACCGGCTCGTCGTCCTCGACCGCGGAAGCGTCGTCGAGGAGGGATCCCACGAGGAGCTGCTCGCGGCGAACGGCGCCTACGCCAAGCTGTGGCAGCACCAGTCGGGCGGATTCCTCGGCGAGAGCACCGAGCCGGCCCCGGGGGACCCGGCCCCGGAAGATCCGGTCCCGGCGTCCGGCCCCGGCGGGCTTCCCGGACCTGCCGGTCCGACGCCGGACGAGGACCACAGGCCGTCGTCGCACGTGCGGACGGGCACCGGGTCCACGTGA
- a CDS encoding ABC transporter substrate-binding protein, which produces MLTKRPVAVGLAGVLCLATAACGASSSPTTQTAAGTPAAGYPVTIENCGQSTTYTRAPSRVVVMNGASVAEVSALLALGLGDRIVVNGQSYGMSEVAGRAKAIKALPTGGIKLNDAYDIPREAMLGLRPDLVLSTTSYGFDAKNGFATREDLKAVDARTYVSPQGCDQDTSRMTVEDSYTLLRDLGKIFHVGDRAEKLIAASKKRIGAISAGVRGEKTPGVMVVFSNMAMGGNDFSSIAANGIWNDVLAKAGGRNAFASASTASFADLSKEKVAAEPVDALVVISYNDPNPAAYARTLLKEFPQWPAAKNDRYTVLSDSIYLGPSNDLAVDKIARMLHPDAF; this is translated from the coding sequence ATGTTGACGAAACGGCCCGTCGCCGTCGGCCTGGCCGGCGTTCTCTGCCTCGCCACCGCGGCCTGCGGAGCCTCGTCCTCCCCGACGACGCAGACCGCCGCCGGGACGCCTGCCGCCGGATACCCGGTGACCATCGAGAACTGCGGGCAGAGCACGACGTACACGCGGGCGCCGAGCCGGGTGGTCGTCATGAACGGCGCCTCCGTCGCCGAGGTCTCCGCGCTGCTGGCGCTCGGTCTCGGCGACCGCATCGTCGTCAACGGGCAGTCCTACGGGATGTCCGAGGTGGCCGGCCGGGCCAAGGCCATCAAGGCGCTGCCCACCGGGGGCATCAAGCTGAACGACGCCTACGACATCCCCCGCGAGGCGATGCTGGGCCTGCGCCCCGACCTCGTCCTGTCGACCACGTCGTACGGCTTCGACGCGAAGAACGGCTTCGCGACCCGCGAGGACCTGAAGGCCGTCGACGCCCGCACCTACGTCTCCCCGCAGGGCTGCGACCAGGACACCTCCCGCATGACGGTCGAGGACAGCTACACGCTGCTGCGCGACCTGGGAAAGATCTTCCATGTCGGCGACCGGGCCGAGAAGCTCATCGCCGCGTCGAAGAAGCGCATCGGCGCCATATCGGCCGGGGTCAGGGGCGAGAAGACGCCCGGCGTCATGGTGGTGTTCTCCAACATGGCCATGGGCGGCAACGACTTCAGTTCCATCGCGGCCAACGGCATCTGGAACGACGTCCTCGCCAAGGCCGGCGGCCGCAACGCCTTCGCCTCCGCGTCCACCGCCTCCTTCGCCGACCTCAGCAAGGAGAAGGTCGCCGCCGAGCCGGTCGACGCGCTCGTGGTCATCAGCTACAACGACCCCAACCCCGCGGCGTACGCCCGCACTCTGCTCAAGGAGTTCCCCCAGTGGCCGGCCGCGAAGAACGACCGTTACACGGTGCTGTCCGACTCGATCTACCTCGGCCCCAGCAACGACCTGGCGGTGGACAAGATCGCCAGGATGCTCCATCCCGACGCGTTCTGA
- a CDS encoding FecCD family ABC transporter permease, translated as MMTAISIGAVGVPLGDVWRIVLHHLGGGGASGDPAVDQIVWNFRTPRVVLAALVGAGLAVSGVVLQAVVANPLADPYVLGVSSGASLGAVLVITLTSGALGGLGVSAAAFVGAVGAVVLVFLLGRRGGRLAPTRLVLSGVAVGYLFLAATSYLQLQATPTELRTVMFWMLGSVAGAQWGQLPVVGTVVVTTTVALSLFGRRLNALLAGEESAVALGVDVHRLRALLLALASLLTGTVIAVAGGIGFVGLMIPHLVRLVTGADHRRLLPRAALVGALYLVVVDLLSRTVDRPDELPLGILTALFGAPFFLWLLRRNKSLDTA; from the coding sequence ATGATGACGGCGATCAGCATCGGCGCGGTCGGCGTGCCGCTGGGCGACGTGTGGCGGATCGTGCTCCACCACCTGGGGGGCGGCGGGGCGAGCGGTGACCCGGCCGTGGACCAGATCGTCTGGAACTTCCGCACCCCGCGCGTCGTCCTCGCGGCACTGGTCGGCGCGGGCCTGGCGGTCTCCGGCGTGGTGCTGCAGGCCGTCGTGGCCAATCCGCTCGCCGACCCGTACGTGCTGGGCGTCTCCTCCGGCGCCTCCCTCGGCGCGGTCCTCGTCATCACGCTCACCAGCGGCGCCCTCGGGGGACTCGGCGTGTCGGCGGCCGCGTTCGTGGGCGCCGTCGGCGCGGTCGTGCTGGTCTTCCTGCTGGGACGACGCGGCGGGCGGCTCGCCCCCACCCGGCTGGTCCTGTCGGGCGTCGCCGTCGGGTACCTGTTCCTGGCGGCCACCAGCTACCTCCAGCTGCAGGCCACGCCCACCGAACTGCGCACCGTCATGTTCTGGATGCTGGGCAGCGTGGCCGGCGCCCAGTGGGGTCAACTGCCCGTCGTGGGGACCGTCGTCGTCACCACCACGGTGGCCCTGTCGCTGTTCGGACGCCGGCTGAACGCGCTGCTCGCCGGCGAGGAGTCGGCCGTCGCGCTCGGTGTCGACGTGCACCGGCTGCGCGCCCTGCTGCTGGCCCTTGCCTCCCTGCTCACCGGGACGGTCATCGCCGTGGCCGGCGGCATCGGCTTCGTCGGCCTGATGATCCCCCACCTGGTACGCCTCGTCACCGGCGCCGACCACCGCCGGCTGCTGCCCCGGGCCGCCCTGGTCGGCGCCCTCTACCTGGTGGTCGTCGACCTGCTCTCCCGTACGGTCGACCGCCCCGACGAGCTTCCCCTCGGCATCCTCACCGCACTGTTCGGCGCACCCTTCTTCCTGTGGCTGCTGCGCCGCAACAAGAGCCTGGACACCGCATGA
- a CDS encoding ABC transporter ATP-binding protein codes for MKLTVEQLHITLDRHPILHDVALEARPGDVVGLVGPNGSGKSTLLRTVYRSLRPQHGVVRVDGDDVWTLSPRDAARRTAAVLQDSGGGPAGMCVSEIVALGRTPHHGLLGRDGGDDRAAVEEALDRCGARPLAERDFASLSGGERQRVLLARALAQRPRVLVLDELTNHLDIRARFELLELIRSTGITTLAVLHDLDLAARLCDHLVALHCGRVVAAGPVLDVLTPALLRDVFGVTATADRHPDGVVRVTYGAEPLALDLLPGTAIG; via the coding sequence ATGAAACTCACCGTGGAACAGCTCCACATCACCCTGGACCGGCACCCGATCCTCCATGACGTGGCCCTGGAGGCCCGGCCGGGCGACGTCGTCGGACTCGTCGGGCCCAACGGCAGCGGCAAGTCCACGCTGCTGCGCACCGTCTACCGCTCCCTGCGCCCCCAGCACGGCGTGGTGCGCGTCGACGGCGACGACGTGTGGACCCTCTCGCCGCGCGACGCCGCCCGCCGCACGGCCGCCGTCCTCCAGGACTCCGGCGGCGGTCCGGCCGGGATGTGCGTCTCGGAGATCGTCGCCCTCGGCCGTACGCCGCACCACGGCCTCCTCGGCCGCGACGGCGGCGACGACCGCGCGGCCGTAGAGGAGGCGCTCGACCGGTGCGGCGCCCGCCCGCTGGCCGAGCGGGACTTCGCGTCCCTGTCCGGCGGCGAACGCCAGCGCGTCCTGCTCGCCCGCGCCCTGGCCCAGCGCCCGAGGGTCCTGGTCCTCGACGAGCTCACCAACCACCTCGACATCCGGGCCCGCTTCGAACTCCTCGAGCTGATCCGCTCCACCGGCATCACCACCCTCGCCGTCCTCCACGATCTGGACCTGGCGGCCCGGCTGTGCGACCACCTCGTCGCGCTCCACTGCGGCCGGGTGGTCGCGGCGGGGCCCGTCCTGGACGTCCTGACTCCCGCGCTGCTGCGTGACGTCTTCGGGGTGACGGCCACGGCGGACCGCCACCCGGACGGCGTCGTGCGCGTCACCTACGGGGCCGAGCCGCTCGCCCTGGACCTGCTGCCGGGGACGGCGATCGGCTGA
- a CDS encoding copper chaperone PCu(A)C, translating into MTGRNPWRPTGRRLTDALLGALAPVAACGLALGGLSAWAASGNAGSPALIEVTDGKVLVPFGATPVTAAFFRITNSGGSSDRLLKVTTREAGEGTPVLSRHVMAEDNSASDRTVHSVAVPAGRSLAMSPGGVDVILPAKKGWQSGDLVAFTLHFEHSGAVRALAVLVRPGRDGL; encoded by the coding sequence ATGACCGGTCGGAACCCGTGGCGGCCGACCGGCCGCCGTCTCACCGACGCGCTGCTCGGCGCGCTCGCGCCGGTCGCCGCGTGCGGCCTCGCGCTCGGCGGGCTGAGCGCGTGGGCCGCCTCCGGAAACGCCGGCAGTCCGGCGCTGATCGAGGTCACCGACGGCAAGGTGCTGGTGCCCTTCGGGGCCACCCCGGTCACGGCGGCCTTCTTCCGGATCACCAACAGCGGGGGCTCCTCGGACCGTCTGCTGAAGGTGACGACGCGGGAGGCCGGCGAAGGCACACCCGTCCTGAGCCGCCATGTCATGGCCGAGGACAACTCGGCGTCCGACCGGACGGTGCACTCCGTCGCCGTCCCGGCCGGGCGGAGCCTCGCCATGTCGCCTGGCGGAGTCGACGTGATACTGCCGGCGAAGAAGGGCTGGCAGTCCGGCGACCTGGTCGCCTTCACGCTGCACTTCGAACACAGCGGGGCGGTGAGGGCCCTCGCCGTGCTGGTCCGTCCGGGCCGGGACGGCCTGTAA